One genomic region from Mycobacterium basiliense encodes:
- the ripC gene encoding peptidoglycan hydrolase RipC, translating into MKLDCRHPIARVIKRSAIGSLASFTVVSGVLAANALADPADDALAKLNELSRQAEQTTEAMHSAELDLNAKLAAQQAAEKKLADAQAALEAAKAHLATFQTSVNKVAAAAYMGGRTDGMYAILTAASPQLLIDGMSMQRVMAHQMSLQMAGFRAAGEQAAKAEQASAQSAADAKSAAEQAAAVRASLQHRQSQLQVQIAVVKSQYMALTPDQRTALADPGQVPAGLPGAPGPSPTGLAPGGPPAGAPMPAPGEAPPQGGMPGMPFEPPGDGGGDRAVVVQAALTQVGSPYAWGGAAPGGFDCSGLVMWAFQQAGIALPHSSQALAHGGQPVSLTDLQPGDVLTFYSDASHAGIYIGDGLMVHSSTYGQPVRVVPMTSSGPIYDARRY; encoded by the coding sequence TTGAAGCTCGACTGTAGGCATCCGATCGCGCGTGTCATCAAGCGGTCTGCCATCGGTTCGTTAGCGAGCTTCACCGTCGTCTCCGGGGTTCTCGCCGCGAATGCGCTGGCCGATCCGGCGGATGACGCGCTGGCAAAGCTTAACGAATTGTCTCGGCAGGCCGAGCAGACCACTGAGGCGATGCACAGCGCAGAACTCGATCTGAACGCCAAGCTTGCGGCCCAGCAAGCGGCGGAAAAGAAGCTTGCCGATGCTCAGGCCGCGCTGGAGGCAGCGAAGGCGCATTTGGCCACCTTCCAAACATCGGTCAACAAGGTCGCGGCTGCCGCGTACATGGGCGGTCGCACCGACGGCATGTACGCGATCCTGACGGCCGCTTCGCCGCAGCTACTCATCGACGGGATGTCGATGCAGCGGGTGATGGCTCATCAAATGTCACTGCAGATGGCAGGTTTTCGGGCTGCCGGGGAACAGGCCGCCAAAGCCGAACAGGCTTCGGCCCAGTCGGCTGCCGATGCCAAGTCGGCGGCCGAACAAGCCGCAGCGGTGCGGGCTAGCCTGCAGCACCGGCAAAGCCAACTGCAGGTGCAGATCGCCGTCGTCAAGTCGCAGTACATGGCGTTGACGCCGGATCAGCGCACCGCGCTCGCCGACCCGGGACAGGTGCCCGCGGGACTTCCGGGAGCTCCTGGGCCGTCGCCGACGGGATTGGCGCCTGGCGGGCCGCCGGCGGGTGCGCCCATGCCCGCACCCGGTGAGGCTCCACCGCAGGGCGGCATGCCGGGGATGCCGTTCGAGCCCCCGGGCGATGGTGGCGGTGACCGTGCGGTCGTGGTGCAGGCGGCGCTCACCCAGGTCGGCTCGCCCTACGCGTGGGGTGGCGCCGCGCCCGGTGGGTTCGACTGTTCCGGCTTGGTCATGTGGGCATTCCAGCAAGCCGGCATCGCGTTGCCGCATTCCAGCCAGGCGCTGGCGCACGGCGGCCAGCCGGTGTCGCTCACCGACCTGCAGCCCGGAGATGTGCTGACCTTCTACTCCGACGCGTCGCACGCCGGGATCTACATCGGCGACG